DNA from Dokdonella koreensis DS-123:
ATGATTTCCGGGAAGCCGGTGAGTTCGCTGACGTCGCGCACCGCAAGTCCCGCCTCGCGCAGCGCACGGGCGGTGCCGCCGGTGGACAGCAGCTCGACGCCGCGCGCGGCCAGGCCGCGGGCGAGATCGATCAGGCCGGTCTTGTCGGAAACGCTGAGCAGCGCGCGCCGTACGGGCGCGGCGGAAGGGTCGGACACGGCAGCATCCCGGGCGGAAAAGGGGGCGCGCATTATAGCGGCGCGTCTCCCGCTGCGTGCGGCCCGAGGGCCGCTCAGCTCATGCCGTACTGCTGCAGCTTCTTGCGCAGGGTCGCGCGGTTGATGCCGAGCGCGGCGGCCGCCTTGCTCTGGTTGCCGCCGTAGCAGGCCATGACCTCGTGCAGCAGCGGAATCTCCACCTCGCGCAGCACCAGCTCGTGCAG
Protein-coding regions in this window:
- a CDS encoding helix-turn-helix domain-containing protein, with translation MNAVSVLRVETTPGSSLQPALRECVARAVRRYLSDVDAQPSEGLHELVLREVEIPLLHEVMACYGGNQSKAAAALGINRATLRKKLQQYGMS